From Solea senegalensis isolate Sse05_10M linkage group LG19, IFAPA_SoseM_1, whole genome shotgun sequence, the proteins below share one genomic window:
- the LOC122785204 gene encoding ADP-ribosylation factor-binding protein GGA1-like isoform X1: protein MAAPPDVESLESRINKATNPLNRDTDWISIHAFCYQLNNELEGPQLATRLLAHKIQSPQEWEAMQALLVLETCMKNCGKRFHSEVGKFRFLNELIKVVSPKYLGSRSPEPVKKKVLELIYSWTLGLPEEAKISDAYQMLKKQGIIKQDPELPPDKLLNLPPPRPKNAIFEDEEKSKTLSRLLNSSHPDDLKAANNLIKEMVQEDQRRAEKVSKRVNAIHEVKESVSLLTQLLQDYDSTASNQSNAELLQDLYQRCEKMRPTLFRLASDTEDNDEALAEILQANDSLTHVINLYKQQVKGEIVNGNNTLNTQKQTGGTALLDLSGLDTSPQSPPSFPEFPTPTDSLNAPSQEMGISLLDDELMSLGLSEGTHTSNPASQPEDSTAWDSFQSSESIEADVPAVPSLLLSPEPPSLSQPLSSGSTPVNSALDELDLLGKTLLQQSMPPEGLQVKWDKQQCKPTLRDLQSKSGPNVTPNPIPVFSSEHAVPLNSQSSLGTTLLDISQTHTETPSAEITLTDVFVPLESIKPSSLLPVTVFDRHSLRVLFHFARDSPPFRPDVLVVIISMLSSAPVPVSNINFETTAPKSMAVKLQPPSGTELPAFNPILPPAAVTQILLLANPNKEKVQLQYRLTFTMGEQEHSESGSLEQFPSADTWGNL from the exons ACAAAGCCACAAATCCActcaacagagacacagactggATCAGCATCCATGCCTTCTGTTACCAGCTCAACAATGAATTGGAAGG ACCTCAGCTGGCCAccagactcctggctcacaagATCCAGTCACCACAGGAGTGGGAGGCCATGCAGGCCCTGCTG GTTCTGGAGACATGTATGAAAAACTGTGGGAAAAGGTTTCACAGTGAAGTAGGCAAGTTCCGGTTTCTAAATGAACTAATCAAAGTGGTTTCTCCAAAG taCCTGGGCTCACGGTCACCAGAGCCAGTAAAAAAGAAGGTTTTAGAGTTGATCTACAGCTGGACTCTGGGTTTACCTGAGGAGGCCAAGATCTCAGACGCCTATCAGATGCTGAAGAAACAAG GGATTATTAAACAAGACCCAGAACTTCCACCTGACAAACTACTGAACCTTCCTCCACCAAGACCCAAGAATGCCATTTTTGAGGATGAGGAGAAGTCAAAA ACGCTGTCTCGTCTGTTGAATAGCTCGCACCCCGATGACTTGAAAGCCGCCAACAATCTTATCAAGGAAATGGTCCAGGAG GATCAGAGGCGAGCAGAGAAGGTTTCAAAGAGGGTGAACGCCATTCACGAGGTGAAGGAGAGCGTCTCCCTGCTGACTCAGCTTCTGCAGGACTATGACAGCACTGCCAGCAACCAGAGCAATGCTGAACTGCTGCAG GACCTGTACCAGCGCTGTGAGAAAATGAGACCCACTCTGTTCAGACTGGCGAGTGATACAGAGGACAATGATGAGGCCCTGG CAGAGATCCTGCAGGCCAACGACAGCCTGACTCACGTCATCAACCTCTACAAACAGCAGGTGAAGGGGGAGATAGTAAACGGCAACAACACgctaaacacacagaaacaaacgg GAGGGACAGCGCTGCTCGATCTGTCAGGACTGGACACATCACCCCAGTCACCTCCGTCCTTCCCAGAGTTCCCCACACCCACAGACAGCCTCAATGCCCCGTCACAGGAGATGGGGATAAGTCTCCTCGACGACGAGCTCATGTCACTTG GTTTAAGTGAAGGAACACACACCTCCAACCCTGCCTCACAGCCTGAAGACTCCACAGCCTGGGACTCCTTCCAG TCATCTGAAAGCATAGAGGCAGATGTTCCTGCAGTACCAAGTCTCCTGCTTAGTCCAGAaccaccctccctctctcagccTCTCTCCTCTGGCTCCACTCCTGTAAACTCTGCCCTGGACGAGCTGGACCTGCTGGGGAAGACACTGCTGCAGCAGTCAATGCCACCAGAGGGCCTGCAGGTTAAATG ggacaAGCAACAGTGCAAACCTACTCTGAGAGATCTGCAGAGCAAGTCTGGGCCCAACGTTACACCAAACCCCATCCCGGTCTTTTCCTCTGAACACGCTGTTCCTCTCAACTCTCAGTCGAGTCTCGGGACCACATTGCTGGACATTTCCcagactcacacagagacaccttCTGCTGAAATCACCCTGACTGATGTTTTTGTACCGCTAGAATCTATTAAGCCCA GTAGTCTTTtacctgtgactgtgtttgacAGACACAGTCTGCGGGTTCTCTTTCACTTTGCCCGTGACTCACCTCCATTTCGCCCCGATGTGCTGGTGGTGATCATCTCCATGTTGTCCTCTGCCCCTGTCCCTGTCTCCAACATTAATTTTGAGACTACAGCTCCAAAG TCCATGGCAGTGAAGCTGCAGCCGCCATCAGGGACAGAGCTCCCAGCTTTCAACCCCAtccttcctcctgctgctgtcacacagaTTCTGCTGCTGGCAAACCCAAACAAG GAGAAGGTGCAGCTCCAGTACAGATTAACCTTCACCATGGGAGAGCAGGAGCACAGTGAGAGTGGCAGTCTAGAACAGTTTCCTTCTGCGGACACTTGGGGGAATCTATAG
- the LOC122785204 gene encoding ADP-ribosylation factor-binding protein GGA1-like isoform X2, producing MAAPPDVESLESRINKATNPLNRDTDWISIHAFCYQLNNELEGPQLATRLLAHKIQSPQEWEAMQALLVLETCMKNCGKRFHSEVGKFRFLNELIKVVSPKYLGSRSPEPVKKKVLELIYSWTLGLPEEAKISDAYQMLKKQGIIKQDPELPPDKLLNLPPPRPKNAIFEDEEKSKTLSRLLNSSHPDDLKAANNLIKEMVQEDQRRAEKVSKRVNAIHEVKESVSLLTQLLQDYDSTASNQSNAELLQDLYQRCEKMRPTLFRLASDTEDNDEALEILQANDSLTHVINLYKQQVKGEIVNGNNTLNTQKQTGGTALLDLSGLDTSPQSPPSFPEFPTPTDSLNAPSQEMGISLLDDELMSLGLSEGTHTSNPASQPEDSTAWDSFQSSESIEADVPAVPSLLLSPEPPSLSQPLSSGSTPVNSALDELDLLGKTLLQQSMPPEGLQVKWDKQQCKPTLRDLQSKSGPNVTPNPIPVFSSEHAVPLNSQSSLGTTLLDISQTHTETPSAEITLTDVFVPLESIKPSSLLPVTVFDRHSLRVLFHFARDSPPFRPDVLVVIISMLSSAPVPVSNINFETTAPKSMAVKLQPPSGTELPAFNPILPPAAVTQILLLANPNKEKVQLQYRLTFTMGEQEHSESGSLEQFPSADTWGNL from the exons ACAAAGCCACAAATCCActcaacagagacacagactggATCAGCATCCATGCCTTCTGTTACCAGCTCAACAATGAATTGGAAGG ACCTCAGCTGGCCAccagactcctggctcacaagATCCAGTCACCACAGGAGTGGGAGGCCATGCAGGCCCTGCTG GTTCTGGAGACATGTATGAAAAACTGTGGGAAAAGGTTTCACAGTGAAGTAGGCAAGTTCCGGTTTCTAAATGAACTAATCAAAGTGGTTTCTCCAAAG taCCTGGGCTCACGGTCACCAGAGCCAGTAAAAAAGAAGGTTTTAGAGTTGATCTACAGCTGGACTCTGGGTTTACCTGAGGAGGCCAAGATCTCAGACGCCTATCAGATGCTGAAGAAACAAG GGATTATTAAACAAGACCCAGAACTTCCACCTGACAAACTACTGAACCTTCCTCCACCAAGACCCAAGAATGCCATTTTTGAGGATGAGGAGAAGTCAAAA ACGCTGTCTCGTCTGTTGAATAGCTCGCACCCCGATGACTTGAAAGCCGCCAACAATCTTATCAAGGAAATGGTCCAGGAG GATCAGAGGCGAGCAGAGAAGGTTTCAAAGAGGGTGAACGCCATTCACGAGGTGAAGGAGAGCGTCTCCCTGCTGACTCAGCTTCTGCAGGACTATGACAGCACTGCCAGCAACCAGAGCAATGCTGAACTGCTGCAG GACCTGTACCAGCGCTGTGAGAAAATGAGACCCACTCTGTTCAGACTGGCGAGTGATACAGAGGACAATGATGAGGCCCTGG AGATCCTGCAGGCCAACGACAGCCTGACTCACGTCATCAACCTCTACAAACAGCAGGTGAAGGGGGAGATAGTAAACGGCAACAACACgctaaacacacagaaacaaacgg GAGGGACAGCGCTGCTCGATCTGTCAGGACTGGACACATCACCCCAGTCACCTCCGTCCTTCCCAGAGTTCCCCACACCCACAGACAGCCTCAATGCCCCGTCACAGGAGATGGGGATAAGTCTCCTCGACGACGAGCTCATGTCACTTG GTTTAAGTGAAGGAACACACACCTCCAACCCTGCCTCACAGCCTGAAGACTCCACAGCCTGGGACTCCTTCCAG TCATCTGAAAGCATAGAGGCAGATGTTCCTGCAGTACCAAGTCTCCTGCTTAGTCCAGAaccaccctccctctctcagccTCTCTCCTCTGGCTCCACTCCTGTAAACTCTGCCCTGGACGAGCTGGACCTGCTGGGGAAGACACTGCTGCAGCAGTCAATGCCACCAGAGGGCCTGCAGGTTAAATG ggacaAGCAACAGTGCAAACCTACTCTGAGAGATCTGCAGAGCAAGTCTGGGCCCAACGTTACACCAAACCCCATCCCGGTCTTTTCCTCTGAACACGCTGTTCCTCTCAACTCTCAGTCGAGTCTCGGGACCACATTGCTGGACATTTCCcagactcacacagagacaccttCTGCTGAAATCACCCTGACTGATGTTTTTGTACCGCTAGAATCTATTAAGCCCA GTAGTCTTTtacctgtgactgtgtttgacAGACACAGTCTGCGGGTTCTCTTTCACTTTGCCCGTGACTCACCTCCATTTCGCCCCGATGTGCTGGTGGTGATCATCTCCATGTTGTCCTCTGCCCCTGTCCCTGTCTCCAACATTAATTTTGAGACTACAGCTCCAAAG TCCATGGCAGTGAAGCTGCAGCCGCCATCAGGGACAGAGCTCCCAGCTTTCAACCCCAtccttcctcctgctgctgtcacacagaTTCTGCTGCTGGCAAACCCAAACAAG GAGAAGGTGCAGCTCCAGTACAGATTAACCTTCACCATGGGAGAGCAGGAGCACAGTGAGAGTGGCAGTCTAGAACAGTTTCCTTCTGCGGACACTTGGGGGAATCTATAG